Proteins co-encoded in one Terriglobales bacterium genomic window:
- a CDS encoding N-acetylmuramoyl-L-alanine amidase, with protein MISNDKPSSSRGLHRIRVRASGAPAPDWDALQVLLAFAYTIQQEELRIVPQRRTDAPLRAAQLLPVPPIVHGDIESVLHRIAASVQNLTGASGAAIALGRTDSMICIARSGSHAPEVGSYLDATRGLAGECARSGEPRICVNTSTDTRVDPVSARKLGIGSMVYYPLRWRSELMGLLGVFSERAYQFQYRDVRALRFAEALVIDALNQNPEDTDFALSHGPSATAADPKAAFVHVPQSLKTSELDLGPVLELPPNTAPPITSGVFINKPVAGTLEDGRSPLESLARVEMPEPAEKPPSPPASAAASPILEHAEEILSDPEPQANWQEDLDDVSCVVRHAHTVGEAEPATAPVPYWTPKPLPDASDRQLGGLAFLLSALVAVMFAGAWMWRLPMVDWMQSHFALHAKKPTVNASTKTEAEGAKPDAAAPRPMQTAAALNPEELTAKDSRQLLEHVQYWAGPGYSRMTIQLEKSIKYSSNRVHDPERVYFDLDTRLLDVHEKQFAVDDSLIRSIRMGEYKPGMTRIVFDLKVAGSYTASLADNPPRLIIEFFEKEAHSRKTPAQVTSPAQEVAQWQASAQSISDPAEHPGRIKIVVDPGHGGHDTGSVSSAGLMEKDLTLDVAQKLGHLLEKELGAEVIYTRTDDRFVALDSRVATANDAHADFFISIHANSSQYKTVNGVETFYFNSSSEAMESVKVSPLPTGVSAANSSSKAAARRFATDVQKSLLRALSRKGNPMRDRGIKTAPFVVLREAQMPAVLAEIAFMTSKTDAVNLMTDSYREKIAEALYTGIANNVQRTRTLAKAGPSGAQAGMN; from the coding sequence TTGATATCGAATGACAAGCCGAGCAGTAGTCGCGGCCTGCACCGCATACGTGTGCGCGCCTCCGGCGCCCCAGCTCCCGACTGGGACGCCCTGCAGGTCCTTCTCGCCTTCGCTTATACCATTCAACAAGAAGAGCTTCGCATTGTTCCGCAACGGCGGACTGATGCTCCTCTCCGCGCCGCCCAGTTGCTTCCCGTTCCGCCCATCGTCCACGGCGACATTGAGAGCGTGCTGCACCGTATCGCCGCCAGCGTTCAGAATTTAACTGGAGCCTCCGGTGCCGCAATCGCGCTCGGCCGCACCGATTCCATGATCTGCATTGCGCGCAGCGGTTCGCATGCGCCCGAGGTTGGCTCCTACCTCGATGCAACTCGTGGCCTTGCCGGCGAATGTGCACGTTCAGGCGAGCCTCGGATCTGTGTAAACACATCCACCGACACTCGCGTCGACCCCGTCAGTGCCCGCAAGCTGGGCATTGGATCCATGGTGTACTACCCGCTGCGCTGGCGGTCGGAGTTGATGGGCCTGCTGGGTGTTTTTTCCGAGAGAGCCTATCAGTTCCAATATCGCGACGTGCGGGCCCTGCGCTTTGCCGAAGCGCTGGTTATCGACGCGCTGAATCAGAATCCCGAAGACACAGATTTCGCACTTTCTCACGGCCCCTCCGCCACTGCAGCCGACCCCAAAGCTGCGTTTGTTCACGTCCCGCAGAGCCTCAAGACGTCAGAACTCGACCTTGGGCCGGTATTGGAGCTGCCACCCAACACCGCGCCCCCAATTACCAGCGGAGTATTCATCAACAAGCCCGTGGCCGGGACGCTGGAAGATGGCCGCTCGCCACTGGAGTCGCTGGCAAGAGTAGAGATGCCGGAGCCAGCGGAGAAACCGCCGTCACCGCCTGCGTCTGCTGCGGCATCGCCCATTCTCGAGCACGCGGAGGAAATCCTTTCCGATCCTGAACCCCAGGCAAATTGGCAAGAGGACCTGGATGACGTTAGCTGCGTGGTGCGCCATGCCCATACCGTAGGAGAAGCCGAGCCTGCCACAGCTCCAGTTCCCTACTGGACACCCAAGCCGCTCCCGGATGCCAGCGACCGCCAACTAGGCGGCCTGGCGTTTCTGCTGAGCGCTCTGGTGGCGGTGATGTTTGCTGGCGCCTGGATGTGGCGCTTGCCGATGGTCGACTGGATGCAATCGCATTTCGCTCTGCACGCAAAGAAGCCGACTGTCAATGCGAGCACCAAGACCGAAGCTGAAGGTGCCAAGCCCGACGCCGCCGCGCCCAGGCCTATGCAAACCGCGGCCGCGCTCAATCCTGAGGAGCTCACCGCCAAGGACAGCCGGCAACTGCTCGAGCATGTGCAATACTGGGCCGGGCCGGGCTATTCGCGGATGACGATCCAGCTGGAAAAATCCATCAAGTATTCGTCCAACCGGGTTCACGACCCGGAGAGAGTCTATTTCGATCTGGACACCCGGCTTCTGGACGTGCATGAAAAACAGTTCGCGGTGGACGACAGCCTAATCCGCAGCATTCGCATGGGCGAATACAAGCCCGGCATGACCCGCATTGTCTTTGATTTGAAGGTTGCTGGCTCTTACACTGCATCGCTGGCCGACAATCCCCCTCGTCTGATCATCGAATTTTTTGAGAAAGAAGCACACTCCAGGAAGACGCCGGCGCAGGTAACTTCGCCCGCCCAGGAAGTGGCGCAATGGCAAGCTTCTGCGCAGTCCATTTCCGATCCGGCGGAACATCCCGGTCGCATCAAAATCGTGGTTGATCCCGGCCACGGCGGGCACGACACCGGCTCGGTTTCCAGCGCTGGGCTGATGGAAAAGGATCTGACCTTAGACGTAGCCCAGAAACTTGGCCACCTGTTGGAGAAGGAACTGGGCGCTGAGGTGATCTACACGCGCACCGACGATCGCTTTGTGGCGCTCGATTCGCGTGTAGCCACCGCTAACGATGCTCACGCCGACTTCTTTATTTCCATTCACGCCAACAGCAGCCAATACAAAACTGTCAACGGAGTCGAGACCTTCTACTTCAACTCTTCTTCTGAAGCCATGGAAAGCGTCAAGGTCTCGCCCTTGCCCACCGGCGTGAGCGCGGCCAATTCGAGCAGTAAGGCCGCAGCCCGCCGCTTCGCGACTGATGTTCAGAAGTCTCTGCTCCGCGCTCTCTCGCGCAAGGGGAACCCGATGCGTGACCGCGGCATCAAAACCGCCCCCTTTGTGGTTTTGCGCGAAGCACAGATGCCCGCCGTGTTGGCGGAAATAGCCTTCATGACCAGCAAGACCGATGCCGTCAATCTGATGACCGATAGCTATCGGGAAAAAATTGCCGAAGCCCTCTACACCGGCATTGCCAACAACGTCCAGCGCACGCGCACCCTCGCCAAAGCCGGTCCGTCCGGCGCACAAGCAGGAATGAACTAA
- the thpR gene encoding RNA 2',3'-cyclic phosphodiesterase, protein MRIFIALDIPEEIRQRIMRFCEGLRAFAPDANWVRPESFHLTLKFVGEKPEAEVEKLKSALHAVRGQPTTVEFQGFGFFPSPTSPRVFWVGIHGDEHLTSLARAIDEAAASLRIPREEHAFHPHLTLARAGSGSPRPKPGERANPRLKRLVDKLASFPSPEFGTMTAREFYLYLSQLSPGGARYTKLEKFTLG, encoded by the coding sequence ATGCGTATCTTCATAGCTTTGGATATTCCCGAGGAGATTCGCCAGCGCATTATGCGATTCTGCGAAGGACTGCGTGCCTTCGCACCCGACGCTAACTGGGTGCGGCCGGAATCATTCCACCTCACCCTGAAGTTCGTGGGCGAGAAACCGGAGGCGGAAGTCGAAAAACTGAAGTCAGCGCTTCACGCAGTTCGAGGGCAGCCGACCACAGTGGAGTTTCAAGGTTTTGGCTTCTTTCCCAGTCCGACGTCGCCACGCGTTTTCTGGGTAGGAATCCACGGAGACGAACATCTCACTTCCCTGGCCCGCGCCATCGACGAAGCTGCTGCCTCTCTCAGAATCCCTCGCGAGGAGCATGCCTTTCATCCTCACCTCACCCTCGCCCGCGCGGGTTCAGGATCTCCACGCCCCAAGCCAGGAGAGCGCGCCAATCCCAGGCTGAAGCGGCTGGTGGACAAGCTGGCGTCGTTCCCCAGCCCTGAATTCGGCACAATGACGGCGCGGGAATTTTATCTTTATCTCAGCCAGCTCTCGCCCGGCGGAGCCAGGTACACGAAGCTCGAGAAGTTCACACTCGGCTGA
- a CDS encoding response regulator produces MGHRHEERTPLRLTTLVWGIDGDGHVFMEQVQTLDISSRGARLRGLQHPVTVGAILGVQNGDNQGRFRVVWIGEPGTAREGQIGLHCIQIGRSIKKSLLYIDDQEHELERRRSLLEAFGYRVHTTPRGQQGLEVLESIPIDAAIIDHPVLDLDVVTVIERIKALQPQARVIVLSAFPATVPERALELADAFVHKGENHNRLTTTIEQLVGPGNNLKWPITRCLQRYAISVPILVNVLRSGVNTIMRGRSTDLSEGGGAVEIDAGELIPGEIISVEFSLPTAKKPLRMYCTVRHRKENRYGVEFVTITPEQRQAIAQLCEVLVPMDQPQ; encoded by the coding sequence ATGGGCCACCGTCACGAAGAACGCACACCGCTGCGTCTGACCACCCTTGTCTGGGGTATCGATGGGGATGGTCACGTCTTTATGGAGCAGGTGCAGACGCTGGACATCTCTTCCCGAGGCGCCCGTCTAAGAGGGCTGCAACATCCGGTTACGGTGGGCGCCATTCTGGGAGTGCAGAACGGTGATAACCAAGGCCGGTTTCGCGTGGTCTGGATCGGTGAGCCTGGAACGGCCCGCGAGGGCCAGATTGGACTGCATTGCATTCAGATTGGCCGCAGCATCAAGAAATCATTGCTCTACATCGATGACCAGGAGCATGAACTGGAACGCCGGCGCTCGCTGCTGGAAGCGTTTGGGTATCGCGTTCATACGACGCCGCGCGGGCAGCAAGGGCTGGAGGTCCTGGAATCGATTCCCATCGACGCTGCCATTATCGATCACCCGGTATTGGATCTCGATGTTGTAACCGTGATCGAGCGAATTAAGGCGCTGCAGCCGCAGGCGCGAGTCATTGTGCTGTCGGCATTTCCGGCGACGGTTCCAGAGCGGGCACTGGAACTTGCGGACGCTTTCGTCCACAAAGGAGAGAACCACAACCGCCTGACCACTACGATTGAGCAGCTGGTTGGCCCGGGTAACAACCTGAAGTGGCCAATCACGCGTTGCCTGCAGCGCTATGCGATCTCGGTGCCAATTCTGGTGAATGTTCTTCGCTCGGGCGTTAACACGATCATGCGTGGGCGTTCCACTGACTTAAGCGAGGGTGGAGGTGCGGTCGAGATTGATGCCGGGGAACTGATACCGGGAGAGATCATCTCAGTGGAGTTTTCACTTCCCACCGCCAAAAAGCCGCTGCGCATGTACTGCACCGTGCGTCACCGGAAAGAGAACCGCTACGGCGTAGAATTCGTGACGATCACGCCGGAACAGCGCCAAGCCATCGCGCAGCTATGTGAGGTGCTGGTGCCGATGGATCAGCCACAGTAA
- the plsY gene encoding glycerol-3-phosphate 1-O-acyltransferase PlsY codes for MIRIYLIVAIVSYLLGSIPFGFILVRMFRGQDIRQTGSGNIGATNVIRSGAKWLGVITLLLDAAKGYAAVMLSLWLAWQLTPHGSILATPEQIETNQVLGQIVAHNAHFGYLIATVAAVFAILGHMFPIWLKFKGGKGVATGLGTFLAIAPKAVGVVIMIFLAVVVASRYVSLASIIATASFPVFAWLLYRGSATPAVLAAMFVAAALIIARHHQNIRRLLAGTEHRFELKQR; via the coding sequence GTGATACGTATCTACCTCATCGTCGCCATCGTCTCCTACCTGCTCGGTTCCATTCCTTTTGGCTTCATCCTCGTCCGCATGTTTCGCGGCCAAGATATTCGCCAGACCGGCAGCGGAAACATTGGCGCTACTAACGTGATCCGCTCGGGAGCGAAGTGGCTGGGTGTGATCACATTGTTGCTGGACGCTGCCAAAGGGTACGCAGCCGTCATGCTTTCCCTCTGGCTCGCGTGGCAGCTGACACCACATGGTTCAATTCTCGCCACGCCCGAACAAATCGAAACCAATCAGGTCCTCGGGCAAATCGTCGCCCACAATGCGCATTTCGGATATCTGATCGCCACTGTGGCGGCCGTCTTTGCCATCCTGGGCCACATGTTCCCGATATGGCTAAAATTCAAGGGCGGGAAGGGCGTCGCCACCGGATTAGGAACGTTTCTGGCGATCGCGCCCAAGGCCGTCGGGGTAGTGATAATGATTTTTCTGGCTGTGGTTGTCGCCTCGCGCTATGTTTCGCTCGCCTCCATCATCGCCACTGCCAGCTTTCCTGTGTTTGCATGGCTGCTTTACCGCGGTAGTGCTACTCCGGCTGTGTTGGCGGCGATGTTCGTCGCGGCAGCGCTCATAATTGCCAGGCATCACCAGAATATTCGGAGACTTCTAGCCGGCACCGAACACCGCTTCGAGTTAAAGCAACGATGA
- a CDS encoding DedA family protein, translated as MIEQIIAALSGFIIAVISGSGYLGIMLLMAIESACIPLPSEVIMPFSGYLVYVGRFKLLWVATFGALGCNLGSAVAYWVGYHGGRPLVEKYGAYVLISESELAWADRFFARYGNSAVFISRLLPVIRTFIALPAGVARMPQLRFHIYTFVGSWPWCLGLAWIGLKLGERWNTDPRLKAWFHRFDAVIVVVLVAGLLWFVWSRWQHRMRTAEVRSEEVGSGDRAK; from the coding sequence ATGATTGAACAGATCATTGCCGCACTGAGCGGCTTCATCATCGCGGTCATCTCCGGAAGCGGATATCTCGGCATCATGCTGCTGATGGCTATTGAGTCGGCCTGCATCCCCCTGCCCTCCGAAGTGATCATGCCGTTCTCCGGTTACCTGGTGTATGTCGGGCGCTTCAAGCTGCTGTGGGTGGCGACGTTTGGCGCTCTGGGATGTAATCTCGGGTCCGCCGTAGCTTACTGGGTGGGCTACCACGGCGGACGTCCACTGGTGGAGAAGTATGGCGCGTATGTGCTCATCAGCGAAAGCGAACTGGCGTGGGCCGACCGCTTCTTTGCGCGCTACGGCAATAGCGCGGTGTTCATCAGCCGCCTGCTGCCGGTGATTCGCACGTTTATCGCGCTGCCTGCGGGAGTTGCGCGCATGCCGCAGCTGAGATTTCACATCTACACCTTTGTGGGATCCTGGCCGTGGTGCCTGGGATTGGCCTGGATCGGATTGAAGCTGGGAGAGCGGTGGAACACCGATCCGCGGCTGAAAGCCTGGTTTCATCGTTTCGATGCAGTGATTGTGGTTGTGTTGGTCGCGGGACTGCTGTGGTTCGTGTGGTCGCGCTGGCAGCACAGGATGCGGACAGCGGAAGTAAGATCGGAGGAAGTGGGATCGGGTGATCGGGCGAAGTGA
- a CDS encoding SDR family oxidoreductase: protein MAATNKVGVVTGSSSGIGLLSALELARRGYQVVATMRDPDRRSRLDEAAKNGLTPRIDVRRLDITEFDSIPEVIAAIVRDHGRIDVLVNNAGFALGGFAEDIQLEELRQQFETNFFGHVATTKAVLHTMRAQQSGHIIMVSSIVGRVGQPVISSYCASKFALEGWSESLRIETHSLGIRVALVEPGSFETDIWTRNTKVAEQATHPDSPNRERGRRFSEFIKSQGGSRPSADCVARLIADIAEDPNPRLRYMIGKDAKIQWWFRSLVPWRRYEKMVAKAVKID, encoded by the coding sequence GTGGCTGCGACAAACAAAGTTGGGGTAGTTACCGGATCATCCAGCGGCATCGGCTTACTGTCGGCACTGGAGTTGGCTCGCCGCGGCTATCAGGTCGTGGCGACGATGCGTGATCCCGATCGCCGCTCACGCCTGGACGAGGCGGCCAAGAACGGCCTGACACCCCGCATTGATGTGCGGCGTCTCGACATCACCGAATTTGATTCCATTCCCGAAGTTATTGCCGCTATCGTGCGCGACCATGGCCGCATTGACGTGCTGGTCAACAACGCCGGCTTTGCCCTGGGTGGATTTGCCGAAGACATTCAGCTGGAAGAGCTGCGGCAGCAGTTTGAGACCAATTTTTTCGGCCATGTAGCCACCACTAAAGCCGTGCTGCACACCATGCGTGCACAGCAATCCGGGCACATCATCATGGTTAGCTCTATTGTCGGACGGGTGGGCCAGCCGGTGATCAGCAGCTATTGCGCATCCAAGTTTGCGCTGGAGGGCTGGAGCGAATCGCTGCGCATCGAAACCCACTCACTCGGCATTCGCGTGGCTCTGGTCGAGCCCGGTTCTTTCGAGACCGACATATGGACCCGCAACACGAAAGTCGCCGAGCAAGCCACCCATCCCGATTCCCCCAATCGCGAACGTGGCCGCCGCTTTAGCGAATTCATTAAGAGCCAGGGCGGAAGCCGGCCTTCGGCTGACTGCGTTGCCAGGCTGATTGCCGATATCGCCGAGGACCCCAATCCTCGGCTCCGATACATGATTGGCAAAGACGCCAAAATCCAATGGTGGTTCCGCTCGCTGGTGCCCTGGCGGCGCTACGAAAAAATGGTGGCGAAAGCGGTGAAGATCGACTGA
- a CDS encoding competence/damage-inducible protein A, translating to MFAEIVAIGSELLTPNFQDTNSLYLTDKLNSIGVQVAFKTVVGDHRQQIADVARAALRRADIVIFMGGLGPTEDDLTREAVADALGRELNRDPQLITELYTMFAARRRRMPPNNEKQADLIEGAVALRNQLGTAPGQWLEAAVEGRNRYVMLLPGPPYEIRPMFDEQCLPRLRERIPSQYIARRVLRIAMIGESDVDARVAPIYKAAEGVDTTILSSGGEISLHLSTRASSQDEAESRVEDLAVKLEDELGDHVFSRGESLEQIVGYYLQLKNATIAVSESCTGGLLGARLTSPPGSSRYFLGGAIVYSDDLKTLFANVPPLLIAQHGAVSEEVAGALAEGVRDETGATIGVGITGIAGPTGGTPEKPVGLVFHAVADDQGTEVVERRFPGDRERIRRFATQQALDMIRRRLMKT from the coding sequence GTGTTCGCCGAGATTGTCGCCATCGGTTCGGAGCTGCTCACGCCGAACTTTCAGGACACCAATTCGCTCTATCTCACCGACAAGCTCAACTCGATTGGTGTGCAGGTGGCATTCAAGACCGTAGTCGGCGATCATCGCCAGCAAATTGCCGACGTGGCACGCGCGGCCCTGCGGCGCGCCGACATCGTTATCTTCATGGGCGGTCTGGGTCCAACCGAAGACGATCTCACTCGCGAAGCTGTGGCCGATGCGCTCGGCCGCGAACTCAATCGCGATCCGCAATTGATTACCGAACTGTACACCATGTTCGCGGCGCGCCGTCGCCGCATGCCTCCCAATAACGAAAAGCAGGCAGATCTGATCGAGGGCGCGGTAGCTTTGCGCAACCAACTTGGCACGGCGCCGGGCCAATGGCTGGAGGCCGCAGTCGAGGGCCGCAACCGCTATGTGATGCTGCTGCCCGGCCCGCCTTATGAGATCCGGCCCATGTTCGACGAGCAGTGCTTGCCGCGCCTGCGCGAAAGAATTCCGTCCCAATACATCGCCCGCCGCGTGCTGCGTATCGCCATGATCGGTGAGTCGGACGTGGATGCCCGAGTGGCCCCCATCTATAAAGCCGCCGAGGGCGTGGACACGACTATTCTTTCCTCCGGCGGCGAAATCTCTCTGCATCTCAGCACACGGGCGAGTTCGCAGGATGAAGCTGAAAGCCGCGTCGAGGACTTGGCGGTCAAGCTAGAGGATGAATTAGGCGATCACGTCTTCTCGCGCGGAGAAAGCCTGGAGCAGATTGTTGGCTATTATCTGCAACTCAAAAATGCCACTATCGCCGTCTCTGAATCCTGTACCGGCGGATTGCTGGGCGCGCGCCTGACCTCTCCCCCTGGGAGTTCGCGATATTTCCTCGGCGGCGCCATTGTTTATTCTGATGATCTCAAGACGCTGTTTGCTAATGTCCCCCCCCTGTTAATCGCGCAGCATGGGGCAGTTTCCGAGGAGGTCGCTGGGGCACTCGCCGAAGGTGTGCGTGACGAGACGGGGGCGACCATCGGTGTGGGAATCACAGGCATCGCCGGCCCAACCGGGGGCACCCCAGAAAAGCCTGTGGGCCTGGTCTTTCATGCTGTCGCAGATGATCAGGGGACAGAAGTCGTGGAACGGCGTTTCCCCGGTGACCGCGAGCGCATTCGCCGTTTTGCTACCCAGCAGGCCCTCGACATGATTCGTCGGCGGCTGATGAAAACATGA
- a CDS encoding VOC family protein produces the protein MITGLHALIYSPEAEKVRIFFRDVLKFPFVDAGHGWLIFSLPPAELGIHPTEGQAAKSDPHHELYLMCDDLQATIADLKRKGVKCKPVTEAGFGLVTSIEIPGGELGLYQPRHPTAIGKWE, from the coding sequence ATGATTACCGGCCTCCACGCGCTCATCTACTCCCCCGAAGCGGAGAAGGTCCGCATTTTCTTTCGTGACGTGCTCAAATTCCCTTTCGTCGATGCCGGCCATGGCTGGTTGATCTTTTCCCTGCCACCAGCCGAGTTGGGCATTCATCCAACCGAGGGTCAAGCAGCCAAAAGTGATCCGCATCACGAGCTCTACCTGATGTGCGACGACCTCCAGGCGACGATCGCCGATCTGAAACGCAAGGGAGTGAAATGCAAGCCGGTCACGGAAGCAGGATTCGGTTTGGTTACGTCGATTGAGATTCCCGGCGGCGAGCTTGGTCTTTACCAGCCCAGGCATCCCACCGCCATCGGAAAATGGGAGTAA